The Panicum hallii strain FIL2 chromosome 9, PHallii_v3.1, whole genome shotgun sequence genome has a window encoding:
- the LOC112876597 gene encoding actin-related protein 7 yields MEAVVVDAGSKLLKAGIAAPDQSPPLVMPSKMKLEVEDQQLADGAVVEEVVQPVVRGFVKDWDAMEDLLNYVLYRNIGWEIGDEGQILFTEPLFTPKTLREQLVQLMFEKFNVSGFYASEQAVLSLYAVGRISGCTVDIGHGKIDIAPVCEGAVQHVASKRLEIGGVDLTNLFARELKKSNPSVNFDISDVERLKEQYACCTEDQLAFEAIESSCQPERHTLPDGQVITIEKERYIVGEALFQPNILGLEDYGIVHQLVTSVSNVSSEYHRQLLENTMLCGATASMTGFEDRFQREANLSASAICPSLVKPPEYMPENLARYSAWMGGAILAKVVFPQNQHVTKGEYDETGPSIVHKKCF; encoded by the exons aTGGAGGCGGTGGTCGTCGACGCGGGCTCCAAGCTGCTAAAGGCCGGCATCGCGGCGCCCGACCAGTCGCCCCCGCTG GTGATGCCGTCGAAGATGAAGCTGGAGGTCGAGGACCAGCAGCTGGCGGACGGCGCagtggtggaggaggtggtgcagCCGGTGGTGCGCGGCTTCGTCAAGGACTGGGACGCCATGGAGGACCTGCTCAACTACGTCCTGTACAGGAACATTGGCTGGGAGATTGGGGATGAGGGCCAGATCCTCTTCACCGAGCCGCTCTTCACGCCCAAG ACTCTTCGGGAGCAATTGGTGCAGCTTATGTTTGAGAAATTCAACGTTTCAGGCTTTTATGCCTCTGAACAGGCTGTATTGTCACTCTATGCTGTTGGACGCATTTCAGGATGTACAGTTGACATTGGGCATGGGAAAATAG ATATTGCTCCAGTTTGTGAAGGAGCTGTTCAACACGTAGCATCAAAGAGATTAGAGATTGGAGGAGTTGACTTGACAAATCTGTTTGCACGAGAACTGAAAAAATCCAATCCATCAGTAAATTTTGATATTTCTGATGTTGAGAGGCTGAAAGAGCAATACGCATGCTGCACAGAAGATCAGTTGGCCTTTGAAGCTATAGAAAGCTCATGCCAGCCAGAAAGGCACACTCTTCCTGATGGGCAG GTTATAACAATTGAAAAAGAGCGGTACATTGTTGGTGAAGCTTTGTTTCAACCAAATATTTTGGGCTTGGAAGATTATGGTATCGTTCACCAGCTAGTTACTAGTGTCTCAAATGTTTCATCAGAATACCATAGGCAGCTGCTAGAAAACACCATGTTATGTGGTGCCACCGCATCGATGACTG GTTTTGAAGACAGATTCCAAAGAGAAGCAAATCTTTCTGCTTCAGCTATTTGCCCATCTCTTGTCAAG CCCCCAGAATACATGCCCGAGAACCTAGCAAGGTACTCGGCCTGGATGGGTGGTGCCATACTGGCCAAGGTTGTCTTCCCTCAGAACCAGCATGTCACCAAGGGCGAGTACGATGAGACGGGCCCATCCATTGTGCATAAGAAGTGCTTTTAG